The Sinomicrobium kalidii genome contains a region encoding:
- a CDS encoding formylglycine-generating enzyme family protein: MHLKNSIRIIVAFSIAAIIITSCQSSRKDKPEKNSETKAPDSITSCETGLPERFPVNSDSATEIPQGKTSHEGMVWIPGGEFVMGASDNEGRPDEYPAHKVKVKGFWMDETEVTNARFREFVEATGYVTTAEKAPEWEDIKKQLPPGTPKPPDSVFVASSLVFTPPDHPVSLNNAAQWWSWVKGADWRHPEGPESSIEGKDNYPVTHISWDDANAYAKWAGKRLPTEAEWELASRGGLKNSKYPWGNEAIEEGKPKANTWQGNFPNKNTDWDTFGLAAPVKSFPPNEYGLYDMAGNVWEWCADWYRNDYYEQLKEKTTENPKGPDDSYDPMEPTVPKKVIRGGSFLCNASYCKGYRVTSRMKSSPDTGMQHTGFRCVSDKTEKGM; encoded by the coding sequence ATGCATTTAAAAAACAGTATTCGTATTATTGTTGCCTTCAGTATAGCTGCCATAATTATTACCTCCTGCCAGTCATCGCGAAAAGATAAACCGGAAAAAAATTCTGAAACAAAGGCCCCGGACTCCATAACCTCCTGTGAAACCGGTTTACCGGAGCGATTTCCTGTCAACAGCGATAGCGCTACGGAAATTCCGCAGGGTAAGACTTCTCATGAAGGCATGGTCTGGATTCCCGGCGGGGAATTTGTTATGGGAGCTTCTGATAATGAAGGCCGCCCGGACGAATATCCCGCACACAAGGTAAAAGTAAAGGGGTTCTGGATGGATGAGACCGAGGTGACCAATGCCCGGTTCCGGGAATTCGTAGAGGCCACCGGATATGTGACCACAGCAGAAAAAGCCCCGGAATGGGAGGACATTAAAAAACAACTTCCCCCCGGCACCCCAAAACCGCCGGACAGCGTTTTTGTAGCCTCTTCCCTCGTTTTTACACCGCCAGACCATCCCGTTTCCCTGAACAATGCCGCACAGTGGTGGAGCTGGGTGAAAGGTGCAGACTGGCGGCACCCCGAAGGTCCGGAAAGTTCCATCGAAGGAAAGGATAACTATCCCGTGACCCATATTTCCTGGGACGATGCCAATGCCTACGCAAAATGGGCCGGGAAAAGGCTTCCCACCGAGGCCGAATGGGAGTTGGCCTCCCGCGGCGGACTTAAAAACAGCAAATACCCCTGGGGCAATGAGGCTATTGAGGAAGGAAAACCCAAGGCCAATACCTGGCAGGGTAATTTCCCGAATAAAAATACCGATTGGGATACTTTCGGGCTGGCTGCTCCGGTAAAATCCTTCCCGCCTAATGAATACGGACTGTATGATATGGCCGGAAATGTATGGGAATGGTGCGCAGACTGGTACAGGAACGACTATTACGAACAATTAAAAGAGAAAACCACCGAAAATCCGAAAGGCCCGGACGATAGTTATGACCCCATGGAGCCCACTGTTCCGAAAAAAGTGATCCGGGGAGGTTCTTTTTTATGTAATGCTTCCTATTGCAAGGGATACCGGGTAACCTCACGTATGAAATCCTCTCCGGATACCGGGATGCAGCACACGGGGTTCAGGTGTGTGAGTGATAAAACAGAAAAAGGGATGTAA
- a CDS encoding Gfo/Idh/MocA family protein, protein MNSLSRRTALKTIALSSGAVALAPNLLLPGNSPQKRLGVALVGLGYYSTDLLAPALQQTKHCHLAGIVTGTPSKAESWSKKYNIPDKNIYNYENFDDIADNPDIDVIYVVLPPSMHCEYSIRAANAGKHVWCEKPMAITEEECQRMIDACKKNKRSLAIGYRLQHEPNTQEYMRIVRQKLLGEVNYVNCAAGYRDNRTNHWKQKKEMGGGALYDMGVYPIQGARLGSAMEPTAVVSAETSTTRPEIYKNGLDETAVARLEFPGGVFADIKTSFGENINFLDIECEKGDINMKPFSAYAGVKGKSPLGEINHPYRVPWQQVKQMDDDALAIMGGKPMLVPGEEGQRDIRIVEAIYKAAESGQTVKL, encoded by the coding sequence ATGAATTCCTTATCCCGAAGAACTGCGTTAAAGACCATCGCATTGAGTAGTGGAGCAGTTGCATTAGCTCCTAATTTATTATTGCCCGGAAATTCCCCTCAAAAACGCCTGGGAGTTGCCCTGGTCGGACTCGGATATTATAGTACTGATCTGCTGGCACCTGCATTACAACAAACAAAACATTGTCACCTGGCGGGTATTGTTACGGGAACACCTTCCAAGGCGGAAAGCTGGAGTAAAAAGTATAATATTCCCGATAAGAATATCTACAATTACGAAAACTTTGACGATATCGCCGATAACCCGGATATTGATGTGATCTATGTGGTCCTGCCTCCTTCCATGCATTGCGAATATTCCATAAGGGCGGCCAATGCCGGGAAACACGTGTGGTGTGAAAAACCAATGGCTATTACCGAAGAAGAATGTCAGAGGATGATAGATGCGTGTAAAAAGAATAAAAGATCACTGGCTATCGGGTACAGGTTACAGCATGAGCCCAATACGCAGGAATACATGCGGATTGTGCGTCAAAAATTATTGGGAGAAGTAAACTATGTCAACTGCGCCGCAGGGTACCGGGATAACCGGACCAATCACTGGAAACAAAAAAAGGAAATGGGAGGCGGTGCACTTTACGATATGGGCGTATATCCAATCCAGGGAGCCCGGTTGGGGTCTGCCATGGAGCCCACAGCGGTGGTCTCTGCGGAAACATCTACAACAAGACCGGAGATTTACAAAAACGGACTGGATGAAACTGCCGTGGCCCGACTGGAATTTCCCGGCGGTGTTTTTGCCGATATCAAAACCAGTTTCGGGGAAAATATCAACTTCCTGGATATTGAATGTGAAAAAGGGGATATAAATATGAAACCCTTTTCCGCATATGCGGGAGTAAAGGGGAAAAGCCCCCTCGGAGAGATCAATCATCCGTACCGGGTACCGTGGCAGCAGGTAAAACAAATGGATGATGATGCCCTGGCCATTATGGGAGGAAAACCCATGCTCGTTCCCGGTGAAGAAGGGCAGAGGGACATCCGCATTGTAGAAGCCATCTATAAAGCTGCGGAAAGCGGGCAAACAGTGAAATTGTAA
- a CDS encoding peroxiredoxin-like family protein: MKFLWTLALFAVLIACKREQKQESEETTTQEAVDTVAKPAVDYAKFGMDNGDLPEGLEEGDPAPEVSFVGEDGKEVALADLYKDQPVVVLFYRGYWCPVCNKYLSDFASRAKQIEEKGAKLVAITPESYDNVAKTVENTGAEFTIFSDPDGRVIEAFDVDFDVTKDYQNLVQEKLGTSIAEANASGEAVLPVPATFIIDTDGTVVFKQFNPDYTQRASVEEIIKNLP; the protein is encoded by the coding sequence ATGAAATTTCTTTGGACATTGGCCCTGTTTGCCGTTTTAATAGCGTGTAAACGGGAGCAGAAACAGGAATCGGAAGAAACCACCACACAGGAAGCGGTAGATACCGTAGCCAAACCGGCCGTGGATTATGCCAAATTCGGCATGGATAACGGGGATCTTCCCGAAGGGCTGGAAGAAGGCGATCCTGCCCCCGAAGTATCTTTTGTCGGGGAGGACGGAAAAGAAGTGGCTTTGGCAGATCTGTATAAAGACCAGCCTGTGGTTGTTTTGTTTTACAGGGGATATTGGTGCCCTGTATGCAACAAGTACCTTTCGGACTTTGCTTCCAGAGCCAAACAAATTGAGGAAAAAGGAGCAAAACTCGTAGCCATCACCCCGGAATCTTACGATAATGTGGCAAAGACCGTGGAAAACACAGGCGCGGAATTCACTATCTTTTCAGACCCCGACGGGCGAGTTATCGAAGCTTTTGATGTGGATTTTGATGTCACGAAAGACTACCAGAACCTGGTACAGGAAAAACTGGGCACCTCCATTGCGGAGGCCAATGCTTCCGGTGAGGCCGTACTACCCGTTCCGGCAACATTTATTATCGATACGGACGGCACGGTAGTGTTCAAGCAATTCAACCCGGACTATACTCAAAGAGCCTCGGTAGAAGAGATCATAAAAAACCTGCCGTAA
- a CDS encoding UPF0175 family protein — MKHLTLNIPDKLNLDERDTRRFLAAKMYEFGKLSLGQAAELAGLSKVAFAEILADYDVSLINHPPSDILRDATQF, encoded by the coding sequence ATGAAACATCTCACACTTAACATACCAGACAAATTAAATCTTGACGAACGGGATACAAGAAGGTTTCTCGCGGCTAAGATGTATGAATTTGGAAAACTGTCTTTGGGACAGGCTGCGGAATTAGCCGGATTATCCAAAGTTGCTTTTGCAGAAATATTGGCAGACTATGATGTTTCATTAATCAACCACCCTCCTTCAGATATATTAAGAGATGCCACTCAATTCTGA
- the thrC gene encoding threonine synthase has product MNYNSLNHKSKTASFREAVIRGLAPDKGLYFPESVTALDTASIKALENLPDEEIAYRAIKQFAGDEIPEGELRNIVRETLSFEFPLREIEDNVYALELFHGPTMAFKDVGARFMARCLGYFNRNKKQDGGKVNVLVATSGDTGGAVASGFLGVKGVNVVILYPKGKVSDIQERQLTTLGQNITALEVNGTFDDCQDMVKTAFLDEGLREKNLTSANSINVARWLPQMFYFFFAYKQLKDKNKDVVFAVPSGNFGNICAGIMAHRLGMPAYHFVAATNINDTVPQYLKSGVYSPKPSQQTISNAMDVGNPSNFVRIQHLFDNDLDELKARFSSYSFTDEATRDAMSRIYEKSGYIADPHGAVGYLGLKEYLKDNPGKTGIFLETAHPVKFLDIVEETLGVNVAIPEQIKAVMGKDKVKLNISNYEELKRFLLEKE; this is encoded by the coding sequence ATGAATTACAACAGCTTAAACCATAAAAGTAAAACTGCTTCCTTCAGGGAGGCCGTGATAAGGGGACTTGCCCCGGACAAGGGTTTATATTTCCCGGAATCTGTAACGGCATTAGATACGGCAAGCATCAAAGCCCTGGAGAATCTCCCTGACGAAGAAATTGCCTACCGGGCCATTAAACAGTTTGCAGGTGATGAAATTCCGGAAGGAGAACTCCGCAATATCGTCAGGGAAACACTGTCCTTTGAATTCCCGCTACGGGAAATTGAAGACAACGTGTATGCCCTGGAACTTTTTCACGGCCCTACAATGGCCTTTAAAGACGTGGGCGCCCGCTTTATGGCGCGGTGCCTCGGCTATTTTAACAGGAACAAAAAACAGGACGGCGGAAAAGTAAACGTATTGGTGGCCACTTCGGGCGATACGGGAGGTGCGGTAGCCAGCGGGTTCCTGGGCGTAAAAGGCGTAAATGTGGTGATCCTCTATCCGAAGGGCAAGGTAAGCGATATACAGGAAAGACAACTCACCACATTAGGACAAAACATCACTGCCCTGGAAGTGAACGGCACGTTTGACGACTGCCAGGATATGGTGAAAACTGCTTTTCTGGACGAAGGACTCAGGGAAAAGAACCTCACTTCGGCCAATTCGATAAATGTAGCCCGGTGGCTCCCGCAGATGTTTTATTTCTTTTTTGCCTACAAACAGTTAAAAGATAAAAACAAAGATGTGGTCTTTGCCGTACCCAGCGGAAATTTCGGCAATATCTGTGCAGGGATCATGGCCCACAGGCTCGGAATGCCGGCATACCATTTCGTTGCCGCCACGAACATTAATGACACTGTTCCGCAATACCTCAAAAGTGGCGTTTACAGCCCGAAACCGTCGCAGCAAACCATCTCCAATGCCATGGATGTGGGCAATCCGAGCAATTTTGTGCGTATTCAGCATTTATTTGACAATGACCTGGACGAATTAAAAGCCAGATTCTCCTCTTATAGTTTTACAGATGAAGCTACCCGCGATGCCATGTCCCGCATTTATGAAAAATCAGGCTACATTGCAGACCCTCACGGAGCAGTAGGCTATCTGGGATTAAAGGAGTACCTCAAGGACAATCCCGGAAAGACCGGAATATTCCTGGAAACCGCCCATCCCGTAAAGTTTCTTGATATTGTAGAAGAAACCCTCGGAGTCAATGTCGCCATACCGGAACAGATCAAAGCCGTTATGGGCAAAGACAAGGTCAAACTCAATATCAGCAATTATGAAGAATTGAAGCGCTTTCTTCTTGAAAAGGAATAA
- a CDS encoding uracil-DNA glycosylase, with translation MNVNINPTWQPRLQPEFEKPYFESLAAFVKSEYKQHRCFPKGSQIFAAFDHCSFDDVKVVIIGQDPYHGPGQANGLCFSVNDGIAHPPSLINIFREIEADLGIPYPKTGNLERWADQGVLLLNATLTVRAHQAGSHQNRGWENFTDAVIQKVSDEKEHVVFMLWGGYAKRKGSKIDRSKHLVLEAGHPSPLSANRGLWFGNKHFSKANEYLENLGKSAIEW, from the coding sequence ATGAACGTAAACATAAACCCCACTTGGCAACCCCGGTTGCAACCCGAATTTGAAAAGCCCTATTTTGAATCCCTTGCCGCTTTTGTAAAGAGCGAATATAAGCAACACAGATGCTTTCCCAAAGGGAGTCAGATATTTGCTGCTTTTGACCATTGCAGTTTTGACGATGTGAAAGTGGTGATTATAGGGCAGGACCCTTACCACGGACCGGGACAGGCCAACGGGCTCTGCTTTTCTGTAAATGACGGTATTGCTCATCCGCCGTCGCTTATTAATATTTTTCGTGAAATAGAAGCAGACCTCGGTATTCCATATCCCAAAACCGGTAACCTGGAACGCTGGGCAGACCAGGGGGTGCTTTTGCTCAACGCTACCCTTACGGTAAGGGCACACCAGGCCGGAAGCCATCAGAACCGGGGCTGGGAAAACTTCACTGATGCCGTTATTCAGAAAGTATCAGACGAAAAAGAACACGTGGTGTTTATGCTTTGGGGAGGTTATGCCAAAAGAAAAGGCAGTAAGATTGACAGGAGCAAACACCTTGTCCTGGAAGCAGGGCATCCTTCACCTTTAAGTGCCAACCGGGGGCTGTGGTTCGGCAACAAACATTTCAGTAAAGCGAACGAATATTTGGAAAATCTGGGAAAATCGGCAATAGAGTGGTGA
- a CDS encoding AAA family ATPase: MNNYGEKSSFYVFTGGPGSGKTTTLLALQKHGYDHVPEVARKIIREQMDRNGDALPWKNRQKYRDLMLDRSVDSYLSARQHHEEKPLFFDRGIPDTLAYSILEDIPASEKLETDVNTYRYHSKVFIFPPWEEIYRTDGERKQDFEEALKTYEVMTETYARLNYKPVVLPKTNVEERVKFILKHLNL, from the coding sequence ATGAACAACTACGGGGAAAAAAGTAGTTTTTATGTTTTTACGGGCGGGCCGGGATCGGGAAAGACCACTACCCTGCTGGCGCTTCAAAAGCACGGGTATGACCACGTACCCGAAGTAGCCAGGAAGATCATCCGGGAGCAAATGGACAGAAACGGCGATGCCCTGCCCTGGAAAAACAGGCAAAAATACAGGGACCTTATGCTGGACCGGTCAGTGGACTCTTATTTGTCGGCCAGGCAGCATCATGAAGAAAAACCGTTGTTTTTTGACCGCGGGATTCCCGATACCCTGGCCTATTCTATTCTTGAGGATATCCCTGCTTCCGAAAAACTGGAAACCGATGTCAACACCTATCGTTATCATTCCAAAGTGTTTATATTTCCTCCATGGGAAGAGATCTACAGAACCGACGGTGAACGGAAACAGGATTTTGAAGAGGCCCTGAAGACCTACGAAGTGATGACGGAGACCTATGCCCGGCTGAACTATAAACCGGTAGTGCTTCCCAAAACCAATGTGGAAGAACGCGTAAAATTTATATTGAAACATCTCAACTTGTAA
- a CDS encoding DUF3368 domain-containing protein: MDLDAGEASAIALAFDFENSVLILDDLKGRKVAEYLKLRYSGTFGLILRAKKEGIIKHVRPVLEKIRMTDFRFNEKLFEIIIEESGE, encoded by the coding sequence ATGGATTTGGACGCTGGTGAAGCAAGTGCCATCGCTTTGGCATTTGATTTTGAGAACTCTGTACTTATTTTAGATGATCTCAAAGGAAGAAAAGTCGCAGAATACTTGAAGTTAAGATATTCCGGAACATTTGGCTTGATTTTAAGAGCAAAAAAGGAAGGTATTATAAAACATGTGCGACCGGTACTGGAAAAAATAAGGATGACCGATTTTCGATTTAATGAAAAATTATTCGAAATCATAATAGAAGAATCCGGAGAATAG
- a CDS encoding substrate-binding domain-containing protein, with protein sequence MKTIKITGVPEHFNLPWHFAIEEGAFKEKGIDLQWKDTPEGTGKMCNMLREGETDIAIILTEGIVKDITAGNPSRIVQTYIQSPLIWGIHVASASPYREEKDLRGTKVAISRFGSGSHLMSFVHAQNMGWDTGKLKFEIVNTIEGAVDALTEGKADYFMWERFMTKPLVDKGIFRRVGDCPTPWPCFVIAVRNGLPEQDKNIVKHILEVINTYTADFKQIPSIDRTLANRFDQKTEDIREWLSLTQWSQSPMDRKTLETVQDQLLKLELIPEKLAYEKVVLPV encoded by the coding sequence ATGAAAACTATAAAAATAACCGGGGTACCGGAACACTTTAACCTTCCGTGGCACTTTGCCATAGAAGAAGGTGCTTTTAAAGAAAAGGGAATTGACCTGCAATGGAAGGATACCCCCGAGGGCACCGGGAAAATGTGCAATATGCTCCGCGAAGGGGAAACCGACATAGCCATTATCCTTACCGAAGGTATCGTTAAGGATATTACGGCAGGTAATCCTTCAAGGATAGTACAGACCTATATACAGAGTCCGTTAATATGGGGGATTCACGTAGCCTCGGCATCGCCGTACCGGGAAGAAAAAGACCTCCGGGGTACCAAGGTGGCCATAAGCCGTTTCGGTTCCGGATCACACCTTATGTCGTTTGTCCATGCCCAAAACATGGGATGGGACACCGGAAAACTGAAATTTGAAATTGTCAACACCATAGAGGGCGCCGTGGACGCACTTACGGAAGGCAAAGCAGATTATTTTATGTGGGAACGGTTTATGACCAAGCCCCTGGTCGATAAAGGCATATTCCGCCGTGTGGGTGACTGCCCTACTCCCTGGCCCTGTTTTGTCATTGCCGTGCGGAATGGACTACCGGAACAAGACAAAAACATTGTAAAACACATTCTTGAGGTCATCAATACCTATACGGCCGATTTTAAACAGATTCCCAGCATAGACAGGACACTGGCCAACCGTTTCGATCAGAAGACCGAAGATATAAGGGAATGGCTCTCCCTGACGCAATGGAGCCAGTCTCCCATGGACCGGAAGACCCTGGAAACCGTGCAGGACCAGCTATTGAAGCTGGAACTCATTCCCGAAAAACTTGCTTATGAAAAAGTAGTGCTCCCTGTGTAA
- a CDS encoding FAD-binding and (Fe-S)-binding domain-containing protein: MLKSTDIQLEGEIRFDDLYRNIYATDASVYRKLPMAVAYPRTKADIKKLITYAAENRLSLIPRTAGTSLAGQCVGEGIVVDVSRHFTRIFNVNREKRTVDVEPGVIRDELNRYLELYNLFFGPNTSTSNRCMIGGMVGNNSSGTTSIRYGVTRDKVLEIEAVLSDGSEVIFKSLTEKEFKEKLELDTLEGNIYRKLNEKLSSEEVRQNIKEAYPKPEIHRRNNGYALDEIIKLKPFETEGEDFNLCKLICGSEGTLAFITKIKLKLEDLPPKHSVMVAAHFESIENCLNAVVPVMQHHLFTCEMMDKVILDCTKNNKSQMPNRFFIEGDPEAILMLELRADDQQELETKKDRLVTTVRESGLSYAFPVLYGDDIQKALELRKAGLGLLGNIVGDKKAVACIEDTAVALDDLAPYIAEFSALMKKYGQRAVYYAHAGAGELHLRPILNLKASEDVVLFRKITTDVAYLVKKYNGSLSGEHGDGIVRSEFIKLKLGEDNYRLLSDIKSVFDPENIFNPGKIVHSPPMDASLRYEKDRIEPEIKTFLDFSDTEGVLRATEQCNGSGDCRKTHLSAGAMCPSYHATKNEKDTTRARANTLREFLTRSDKENRFDHPEIKEVLDLCLSCKACSSECPSNVDMATLKAEFLYQYQKENGTSLRDKVFAYNTQFNRAGALFPWLVNEIYSNNITGGLLKNAFGISGKRSLPPVKPFKRPGTVVSTASENIKVKGEVILFIDEFSNYLDGNIGNDAVVLLDRLGYRVKIYKGQSGRTFISKGFLKQAAKIADKNIAKLHGTVSENLPLIGLEPSAVLSFRDEYMRLATDKKGAEQLARNVFLIEEFIASEIKKGNITAAQFTSEARQVKIHNHCHQKALSGQKVTFDMLNLPENYKVSIINSGCCGMAGSFGYEKEHYELSMKVGELRLFPAVRNAEGDTVIAANGTSCRHQILDGTGKKAKHPVTILKEALIN; this comes from the coding sequence ATGTTAAAATCGACAGACATACAGCTTGAAGGTGAAATACGGTTTGATGATCTTTACCGGAATATTTATGCCACAGATGCTTCCGTTTACAGGAAACTCCCCATGGCCGTTGCATATCCCCGTACCAAAGCAGACATCAAGAAACTGATAACATATGCTGCTGAAAACAGGCTCTCCCTGATTCCGCGTACGGCAGGGACCTCACTTGCAGGGCAATGTGTGGGAGAAGGGATCGTAGTAGATGTTTCCCGGCATTTTACAAGGATTTTTAATGTCAACAGGGAAAAAAGGACCGTAGATGTAGAACCCGGGGTTATTCGCGATGAACTGAACCGGTATCTCGAACTGTACAATCTTTTTTTCGGGCCGAATACGTCCACGTCCAATCGTTGCATGATAGGAGGGATGGTGGGAAACAATTCGAGCGGTACCACGTCGATCCGGTATGGTGTGACAAGGGACAAGGTATTGGAAATCGAGGCTGTTTTGTCTGACGGTTCGGAGGTTATTTTTAAATCGCTGACAGAAAAAGAATTTAAAGAAAAACTTGAACTTGATACCCTTGAAGGAAATATATACAGGAAATTAAATGAAAAACTAAGCTCTGAAGAAGTACGGCAAAACATTAAGGAAGCTTATCCCAAACCTGAAATTCACCGGCGAAACAACGGGTATGCCCTGGACGAAATAATAAAACTGAAACCTTTTGAAACGGAAGGGGAAGATTTTAATCTCTGCAAACTCATATGCGGCAGTGAAGGTACGTTGGCTTTTATCACGAAAATAAAGCTGAAACTGGAAGACCTGCCCCCAAAACACAGTGTCATGGTAGCCGCTCATTTTGAGAGTATAGAGAACTGTCTGAATGCCGTGGTGCCCGTAATGCAACATCACCTGTTTACCTGTGAGATGATGGACAAGGTGATCCTGGACTGTACCAAAAACAACAAGAGCCAGATGCCCAACCGCTTTTTCATAGAAGGCGATCCGGAAGCGATACTGATGCTGGAGTTGAGGGCCGACGATCAACAGGAACTGGAAACTAAAAAAGACCGGCTTGTAACGACCGTTCGGGAAAGCGGGCTGAGTTATGCTTTTCCCGTATTGTACGGAGATGACATTCAAAAAGCCCTCGAATTGCGCAAGGCGGGATTGGGGTTACTCGGAAATATTGTAGGCGACAAAAAAGCCGTAGCCTGTATTGAAGATACTGCCGTGGCCCTGGATGACCTGGCGCCCTATATTGCCGAATTTTCCGCGTTGATGAAAAAATACGGACAAAGGGCGGTCTATTATGCCCATGCCGGTGCCGGAGAACTGCACCTGCGGCCGATACTCAACCTGAAAGCTTCGGAAGATGTGGTCCTTTTCAGGAAAATTACCACGGATGTGGCTTACCTGGTAAAGAAATACAACGGTTCCCTGAGTGGTGAACACGGGGACGGCATAGTGCGTTCGGAATTTATAAAACTGAAGTTGGGTGAAGACAATTACCGGCTCCTTTCGGATATAAAATCCGTATTTGACCCCGAAAATATCTTCAACCCCGGAAAAATAGTCCATTCCCCTCCGATGGATGCCTCACTGCGGTATGAAAAGGACCGTATTGAACCCGAAATAAAAACCTTCCTTGATTTTTCAGACACGGAAGGCGTATTGCGGGCTACGGAACAATGCAACGGCAGCGGCGATTGCCGGAAAACACATCTTTCTGCCGGTGCCATGTGCCCAAGCTATCACGCCACCAAAAACGAAAAGGACACCACCCGGGCCAGGGCCAATACCTTGCGGGAATTCCTGACCCGGTCAGACAAGGAAAACAGGTTTGATCACCCGGAAATCAAGGAAGTACTCGACCTTTGCCTGAGCTGCAAGGCCTGTAGCAGTGAATGCCCCAGTAATGTGGACATGGCCACCCTCAAAGCGGAATTTTTATACCAGTACCAAAAGGAAAACGGCACCAGTCTGAGAGATAAGGTCTTTGCCTATAACACACAGTTTAACCGTGCCGGGGCCCTGTTTCCATGGCTGGTCAATGAAATATACAGTAACAACATCACCGGGGGATTGCTCAAAAACGCGTTCGGTATTTCCGGAAAGCGAAGTCTTCCTCCCGTAAAACCTTTTAAAAGGCCCGGAACTGTAGTCAGTACAGCATCTGAAAATATTAAAGTAAAAGGTGAGGTAATCCTGTTTATTGATGAATTTTCCAACTACTTAGATGGAAATATCGGCAATGATGCTGTAGTGTTATTGGACAGACTCGGTTATCGTGTAAAAATTTACAAGGGACAAAGCGGACGTACTTTTATTTCGAAAGGGTTCCTGAAGCAGGCTGCTAAAATTGCTGATAAAAATATAGCTAAACTTCATGGCACGGTTTCGGAGAACCTTCCCCTGATCGGGCTGGAACCTTCGGCCGTCCTGTCATTCCGGGACGAATACATGAGACTTGCTACCGACAAGAAAGGTGCGGAGCAACTGGCCCGGAATGTTTTCCTGATAGAAGAATTTATAGCTTCGGAAATAAAAAAGGGAAATATCACCGCCGCACAGTTCACTTCGGAAGCCCGGCAGGTGAAAATACACAACCACTGTCACCAGAAAGCCTTGTCCGGCCAGAAAGTGACATTCGACATGCTTAACCTGCCGGAAAATTATAAGGTAAGTATCATAAACAGCGGTTGTTGCGGAATGGCCGGATCGTTCGGATATGAAAAGGAACATTATGAGCTGAGTATGAAAGTAGGGGAGTTGCGACTTTTTCCGGCGGTCCGTAATGCCGAAGGTGATACGGTAATAGCAGCAAACGGCACCAGTTGCCGGCACCAGATACTGGACGGAACGGGCAAAAAGGCCAAACATCCGGTCACGATCCTGAAGGAAGCATTGATAAATTGA